In Gopherus evgoodei ecotype Sinaloan lineage chromosome 10, rGopEvg1_v1.p, whole genome shotgun sequence, a single window of DNA contains:
- the SLC51B gene encoding organic solute transporter subunit beta — MKSLWIILLLLVQAKAEGGRYFAMALTSAQMHDEVEGNPTAGMPMSQEQLQEMVWFFRRGDSSTWNYSILVLSFVVLFLGLLLLGMNIMANRTRKIILVYEQAAKTAKPAEPDAKPPFVDMKEDDNLNPLIQDLLPKGQRPGEVLVQWKDGNVTALYADKPEEDM, encoded by the exons CAAAGGCAGAGGGCGGTAGATATTTCGCTATGGCTCTTACCAGCGCACAAATGCATGACGAGGTGGAAGGCAATCCCACTGCTGGAATGCCTATGTCTCAAGAACAACTACAGGAGATGGTGTGGTTTTTCCGGAGAGGAGATT CATCCACGTGGAATTACTCCATTCTAGTCCTGTCCTTTGTGGTTCTGTTTCTCGGCCTCCTTCTTCTGGGAATGAATATCATGGCAAACAG AACTAGAAAGATTATCCTCGTGTATGAACAAGCTGCCAAAACTGCCAAACCAGCTGAGCCAGACGCCAAGCCACCCTTTGTGGATATGAAGGAAGATGATAATTTGAATCCTTTAATACAAGATTTGCTGCCAAAAGGACAAAGACCAGGGGAGGTTTTGGTTCAGTGGAAGGATGGCAACGTGACAGCCCTGTATGCAGACAAGCCAGAGGAGGACATGTAA